CTTCGATGCGCTGTCCCTGGCCCGCGCGCTGCAGCTGTCGCGCACCCACGATGCGGTTTACCTGGCCGTTGCGCGCCTGCACCGTAGCCCCCTCGTCACGCTGGACGAGCGCCTCCTCCACAACGCGCGCTCCCACGGGTACGACGTCCGCCATCCGGCTGAGCTGGCGGGCGGTTCGACTCCCATTCCCCGGTAATGCCGTTCCGGAGAGCCTGCGCTTGATCAGCTCGGTGGCTTCCACCAGCCACTCCTGCGATTGCCTCGTCATTGCGGCTCCCTTCTCACCGCTGCGGCGCGGGGCTACCCTCCCGGAAGGCCCCCCGCACCATCTCCACCGCCTCGTCCTCGCCGATGCCCAGGCCCCGGATCTCCCGGACGAACGCGAGGACGGCGTCCCTTGCCATCTCCGAACGGAGCCGGGCGCGGAGCGCCCGGTTGTCTCTGACGAACGTCCCTTCGCCCCGGGCCGTCTCCACCAAGCCCAGCACCTCCATCTCCCGGAAGGCTCGCTGAACCGTATTGGGATTGACCCGCAAAATCTGCGCCAGCTCCCGCTGTGACGGGATCCGGCCGCCCGGCCTGAGGGCGCGCCGTGCCACTGCCCGCTTCATTTCGTCGATGATTTGGAGGTAGATGGGTCGTGGCGACTCCACATCGATGCGCCAGTCGAGTGCAACAATCGTCGCTGTCACCTCCGTCCCCCCGGCTTGCACCAGCGAGGGATCCGCCCCGACGTGGTGCACTACAGTACTGCACGCCTCCACTACGATGCAAGGGTTGCCGAAGGGGTAGGGTGGGGACCCCCCCAAGGGCAGCCTGTGAATAGCGGGCCGGCCCGTGCCTACCTGAGCGAGGCTACCGGTTGTGGAAAAAGGCGAAGCTCCCGGAGCGCTCTAAGTGCGAGGCGGCGGCGACGCAGGCAGCGTGCCCGTCCGTTGCAGGTATGAGGTCACAGAAGCTACGAAGGCCCGGATGTCGTTCAACTCGGAGAGGCTGTGATGTACCTTTTCCGGAACGACGTCGGCATACCCGTGCACCAGCAGGTTCCGGAACCCCGCCATCGCTTCCAGCCTCTGCCCGAGTGAAGCCTCGAGGATACCCCTGTGCACCAACGCCCGGAACACATCTCGGTAGGTGTCCGGCACCGGCTCCGGGAAATCTGCCAGAACGTGCAAGGCGAGGTCGAGGCACGCC
The nucleotide sequence above comes from Bacillota bacterium. Encoded proteins:
- a CDS encoding GntR family transcriptional regulator; protein product: MTATIVALDWRIDVESPRPIYLQIIDEMKRAVARRALRPGGRIPSQRELAQILRVNPNTVQRAFREMEVLGLVETARGEGTFVRDNRALRARLRSEMARDAVLAFVREIRGLGIGEDEAVEMVRGAFREGSPAPQR
- a CDS encoding DUF86 domain-containing protein, with the protein product MLRLLGVIEKRLDRLEKVAGTSLEEYVADPDLQDRVERNFEVAIQACLDLALHVLADFPEPVPDTYRDVFRALVHRGILEASLGQRLEAMAGFRNLLVHGYADVVPEKVHHSLSELNDIRAFVASVTSYLQRTGTLPASPPPRT